The genomic interval TATGTCCTAATTTAAGTCAATGCATAAATCTAGTTTTTAGGATCGAAAATAATTGTTGCCATCAGCAAGGAAAGACAAGTAAACATAGTCATTGGAAAATTGCCAAAGGGCCACGTTTATAGCCTTTATTGTTATGATTTCCCTACAACAATAATTTCGATGGtgacatctagagaagtccaTATTTTCGTCCATAGGAAGCTGTATGGCAGAATATGAAATCTGTTCGTCTCCCCAGTGTGTCATAGGAGCACCACCTATTTTTAAGATGTTTTCTATTGTGATATTAGTATAGAAACAAATTATGGTGGAGGATTATTGGAACCATGTTTTAGTAACCACCACAATTTGAAAGCTTTATTTAATGGCCCAGTTGTTAGTACCCAGTTACCATTGTTATGCCCCAAGTAGACTACATAGTCTATAGTAATTCAATAGTGAAGAGGAAGAAAACTGAACGGCAATGTTCTGTCTCTCGGAGCACCTAGGAGGACTTGACAAAGCGTGGGCACACACGAAATGGCCGTAGGCTATTGCACCACATCCTCTCGTTGCTTTTGCTAATAAAGCAGAATAAACTTTTACTGAATGTTGAGAGCAGTGGATTTTTCTCTTCTTAAGTGCATAATCCATAGTAACATCACATTCATCTATTACAGAGAGGGGCACCTGTGATACTGTTTGGCAATTGTTTGAAGGCAATTGCTACTTCTTCTCAAACAGCAAGTCTAACTGGCATAAGGCCAGGACCATGTGTCTATACAAGAGCGCTGACTTACTTGTAATTGACAATGAAAATGAACAGGTGAGATATAATTTATAATTCTTATTACAGACTTAATAGCATTTTAAACCATGCCTGATGAATAGACCTAAGTAGTCTCGAAAAGCTCGCTATTGGTCATCAGTTATGGTTCTTTCCAATTACCCATTAAAAACTTCTGAAGATTCTCAATTTTCGATCTCTTACGTTGTAAACAATGGATGAAGGACAATGTTTAGACCAAATTACCCCTCTAaatgaaaattaaaggggttgtccagttaagACGATATTTCTTCATATAGCCAATCCACCAGCTATAGGTTGGTCACTGGAAACTATCCACAATCAGCTGCTATTCAATCAAACAAAtgattaagggtatgtttacacgggttattttcagaagttttgcgggccgtaaacgtcccgaaaaaaggctgaagaatcggtagcagaacgcctacaaaaatctgtcctttgatttcaatgggaaatacggcgttctgttccgacggggcattttttttacgcatcaTTTTCAAATAACAGCCCCGTAAaatgaagtgcctgtcacttcttgagccgtttttggagccgtttttcattgaatcaatagaaatacagctccaaatacggccacaaAAAccgctagttaattaaaaaatggctgaaaatcagaggctgttttcccttgaaaacagctccgtattttcagccgttttttgttaagcgtgtgaacataccctgagaagtGCCCACTGAAGTAACTGGTTTATTGGGTTGTGTTCTGGCTAACAGAGGATATATGGAAATTAAGTTATATCCTCAATCTGCCTTAAGCAGGGGTGTCCATCAATGAGGAAAAATGTCATTCTTCCTTTGTTGGAGGGGGCAAAACTTTGACAGATATACAGCCTATCCCTGCACTTTTCACTTTCAGTGGAAAAATGGGAGATCCATGTTTCGGGGATAACCTCAAAATGCCTAAATCGTGGCAAAAGTTAAAAACCTGTCTACCACTCTACAGCCTTTCCATACCATCTATACAGTCATTTGGGAACTACCCGTTTCTGGTTCGTCACCAAAGGTAATTACACATTTTAGTTCAATATAAACAAAGGTTGAACCTTTATTTTCCTTCTCTGCTCTCACAGAAATTTATCAGTGGAAAAACAGGGAACACACCTTACTGGATTGGTCTAAATGACATCGAGGAAGAAGGGAATTGGACATGGGTCGATGGAACAGACTACAAATCCTCATATAAGTAAGCTttccatgataaaaaaaatggccaccACTAATCCACAGCTTATCTGTGCGCACTATATCTGAGGTAATAACCCATATAACTCTTCCCCCTTCCTACATACAATTTACTGTAACTTGGCTT from Rhinoderma darwinii isolate aRhiDar2 chromosome 3, aRhiDar2.hap1, whole genome shotgun sequence carries:
- the LOC142750547 gene encoding hepatic lectin-like, with amino-acid sequence MLTLSTAKSVYNGARTLELDHGAMEEERGTCDTVWQLFEGNCYFFSNSKSNWHKARTMCLYKSADLLVIDNENEQKFISGKTGNTPYWIGLNDIEEEGNWTWVDGTDYKSSYKSWMPNEPKNTFRSEDSAQVLMGGNWDDKYCSDSSYAICEKKV